A genomic window from Paucibacter sp. KCTC 42545 includes:
- a CDS encoding HlyD family secretion protein produces MKLKPSQIVAPVLLLGLGAWGVYALLQGGREPPQQLQGMMEAQETDIAPKLTGRIAELMVQEGQKVAPGSLLLRINSPEVAAKLAQANSAELAAQAVAQKAKNGARPEEIRMAQSNYERAKVGAELAKKSYERVESLYKDGLVAQQKRDEAEANWHASQGLADAAKAQADMARAGARSEDKAAAAAQAAQVAGVVQEVESARAETELRSPVGGEVAKLLAKVGELSPAGVPVLTVVDLQNQWAVFNVREDQLARFAIGQEFDAELPALKSQAKPLTVRFKVTASQVLPDFATWRATRANQGYDLRTFEVKAKPLQPIAQARPGMSVLVK; encoded by the coding sequence ATGAAACTCAAACCAAGCCAGATCGTCGCGCCCGTCCTCTTGCTGGGCCTGGGCGCCTGGGGCGTTTACGCCTTGCTGCAAGGTGGCCGCGAGCCGCCCCAGCAGCTGCAAGGCATGATGGAAGCGCAGGAAACCGATATCGCGCCCAAGCTCACCGGCCGCATCGCCGAGCTGATGGTGCAAGAGGGCCAGAAGGTCGCGCCCGGCAGCCTGCTGCTGCGCATCAACAGCCCCGAAGTCGCGGCCAAGCTGGCACAAGCCAATAGCGCCGAACTGGCTGCGCAAGCGGTGGCGCAAAAAGCCAAGAACGGCGCGCGGCCCGAAGAGATCCGCATGGCGCAAAGCAATTACGAGCGCGCCAAGGTCGGGGCCGAACTGGCCAAGAAGAGCTACGAGCGGGTGGAGAGCCTTTACAAAGACGGCCTGGTGGCACAGCAAAAGCGCGACGAGGCCGAAGCCAACTGGCATGCCTCGCAAGGCCTGGCCGATGCGGCCAAGGCGCAAGCCGATATGGCCCGCGCCGGCGCCCGCAGCGAAGACAAGGCCGCGGCCGCCGCCCAAGCCGCCCAAGTCGCCGGCGTGGTGCAGGAAGTGGAAAGCGCCCGCGCCGAGACCGAACTGCGCAGCCCGGTGGGCGGCGAAGTGGCCAAGCTGCTGGCCAAGGTGGGCGAGTTGTCGCCCGCCGGCGTGCCGGTGCTGACCGTGGTGGACTTGCAAAACCAATGGGCCGTGTTCAATGTGCGTGAAGACCAGCTGGCCCGCTTTGCCATCGGCCAGGAGTTCGACGCCGAGTTGCCCGCGCTGAAGAGCCAGGCCAAGCCGCTCACGGTGCGCTTCAAGGTCACGGCCTCGCAAGTGCTGCCGGACTTCGCCACCTGGCGCGCCACGCGTGCCAACCAGGGCTATGACTTGCGGACCTTTGAGGTCAAGGCCAAGCCACTGCAGCCGATTGCGCAAGCGCGGCCCGGGATGAGTGTGCTGGTGAAGTGA
- a CDS encoding TolC family protein has product MLLAQAWAADTAAPPGLSWQDAVQQLQQGSDQLAGARANVAYRQAQSEGVARLGGPIVSLYGAAYRYKASLDLNLDPLNQGLGNAIGLLPPGLAGLLPPLPPLPSDYTLERRNSNQTAILNAVWPIYMGGAADAARGLSKAQGDEAQAELSHIEEEALGQLAQRYFQTQLARRAAALREAVVQGVAEHDAALEKMLKVGVVSQLERLQARAALEDARHQARKARSDAEMAAVALARSVKLAGAPPTPSTPLALRSQPLAPLQEFIDQALAHHPGLAKVAAKRSQAEQAKAAGDALNKPQLFAFGQSNLSHNRDWVAGVGVRVNLWDSLDHEALSRSHAKQIEQVNAADAQARSDIALLVEKQWRSAERAREQFIGLAPQDELGLELLRLRQAGLRQGTSTALDLIDAELNLAKLRTERAQVAYEYVMALTGLLQASGQIHRLGEFLAQADLRVE; this is encoded by the coding sequence ATGCTGCTCGCCCAAGCCTGGGCGGCGGACACGGCGGCACCGCCAGGACTGAGCTGGCAGGACGCCGTGCAGCAGCTGCAACAAGGCTCCGATCAGCTGGCCGGCGCGCGCGCAAATGTGGCCTACCGCCAGGCGCAGAGCGAAGGCGTTGCCCGGCTGGGCGGGCCCATCGTCAGCCTCTACGGCGCCGCTTACCGCTACAAGGCCAGCCTTGACCTGAACCTGGATCCGCTCAACCAGGGTCTTGGTAACGCGATCGGCCTCTTGCCGCCAGGCCTTGCCGGCTTGTTGCCGCCCCTGCCCCCGCTGCCTTCCGACTACACGCTTGAGCGGCGCAACAGCAATCAAACCGCCATCCTCAACGCGGTCTGGCCGATCTATATGGGCGGCGCGGCCGACGCAGCGCGCGGCTTGAGCAAAGCCCAGGGTGACGAGGCGCAGGCCGAGCTGAGCCATATTGAAGAAGAAGCACTGGGCCAGTTGGCGCAGCGTTACTTCCAGACCCAGCTGGCGCGCCGCGCCGCCGCTTTGCGCGAGGCGGTGGTGCAAGGCGTGGCCGAGCATGATGCGGCGCTGGAGAAGATGCTCAAGGTCGGCGTTGTGTCCCAGCTCGAACGCCTGCAGGCGCGCGCCGCGCTGGAAGATGCCCGCCACCAGGCCCGCAAGGCACGCAGCGATGCCGAGATGGCCGCGGTGGCCCTGGCCCGCAGCGTCAAGCTGGCGGGAGCGCCGCCCACGCCCAGCACACCGCTGGCCCTGCGCAGCCAGCCGCTGGCACCGCTGCAAGAGTTCATTGACCAAGCCCTGGCCCACCACCCCGGCTTGGCCAAAGTGGCCGCCAAACGCAGCCAGGCCGAGCAAGCCAAGGCCGCAGGCGACGCGCTCAACAAGCCACAGCTGTTTGCCTTTGGCCAAAGCAATTTGAGCCATAACCGCGACTGGGTGGCCGGTGTGGGCGTGCGGGTAAATCTGTGGGATTCGCTTGACCACGAGGCCTTGTCGCGCTCACACGCCAAGCAGATCGAGCAGGTCAATGCCGCCGATGCCCAGGCCCGCAGCGACATCGCCCTGCTGGTGGAAAAGCAGTGGCGCAGCGCCGAACGTGCGCGCGAGCAATTCATCGGCCTGGCGCCGCAAGACGAGCTGGGCCTGGAGCTGCTGCGCCTGCGCCAAGCCGGCCTGCGCCAGGGCACCAGCACGGCGCTTGATTTGATCGACGCCGAACTCAATCTGGCCAAGCTGCGCACCGAGCGCGCCCAAGTGGCGTATGAGTACGTGATGGCCCTGACCGGCCTGCTGCAAGCCAGCGGCCAGATTCATCGCCTGGGCGAGTTCCTGGCGCAAGCCGATCTGCGCGTCGAGTGA